In a single window of the Litorilituus sediminis genome:
- the greA gene encoding transcription elongation factor GreA → MSQYPMTVQGADRLREELNHLKTVKRPEIVEAIAEAREHGDLKENAEYHAAREQQGFCEGRIQDIEGKLSNAQIIDISKIANTGKVIFGVTVTLLNIDTEEEVTYQIVGDDEADIKQNRISVNSPIARGLIGKVVDSEIEIKTPGGLVEYEIIAVDHI, encoded by the coding sequence ATGAGTCAATACCCTATGACAGTTCAAGGTGCAGATAGATTGCGCGAAGAACTAAATCATTTAAAAACAGTTAAACGCCCTGAAATTGTGGAAGCCATTGCTGAAGCTCGTGAGCACGGCGATTTAAAAGAAAATGCTGAATATCATGCTGCTCGTGAGCAGCAGGGCTTTTGTGAGGGCCGTATTCAAGATATTGAAGGTAAGTTAAGTAATGCGCAAATCATTGATATATCAAAAATCGCGAATACAGGTAAGGTGATTTTTGGTGTTACTGTTACTTTGCTTAACATTGATACGGAAGAAGAAGTGACCTATCAAATTGTTGGTGATGATGAAGCCGATATTAAGCAGAATCGTATTTCGGTTAATTCACCAATAGCGCGTGGCTTAATTGGTAAAGTAGTAGATAGCGAGATAGAAATCAAAACACCCGGTGGTTTGGTTGAGTATGAAATTATCGCGGTAGATCATATCTAA